In Streptomyces alboniger, the following are encoded in one genomic region:
- a CDS encoding DUF2267 domain-containing protein, with protein MRWSELIEAVRESGQYATAAEAERVTRAVLSALGGQVVGDERVDLAGRLPAEAARVIADEVPVVRRLTAPEFVESVALRLDGATPATARWDVSSVLTTLARAVDEELVDRLLNLLPPGYALLFGRAELAPAA; from the coding sequence ATGAGATGGAGCGAACTCATCGAGGCGGTGCGGGAGTCCGGCCAGTACGCCACTGCGGCAGAGGCGGAGCGCGTGACGCGCGCCGTGCTGTCCGCCCTCGGCGGCCAGGTCGTCGGGGACGAACGCGTAGACCTGGCGGGGCGGCTGCCGGCCGAGGCCGCGAGGGTGATCGCGGACGAGGTGCCCGTGGTGCGGCGGCTCACGGCACCGGAGTTCGTCGAGAGCGTGGCGCTGCGGCTCGACGGTGCCACGCCGGCCACCGCCCGATGGGACGTCAGCTCCGTCCTCACCACCCTGGCGCGGGCGGTCGACGAAGAGCTGGTCGACCGCCTGCTGAACCTGCTGCCGCCGGGCTACGCCCTGCTCTTCGGCAGGGCCGAGCTGGCGCCGGCGGCCTGA
- a CDS encoding MerR family transcriptional regulator: MPPETLTHGPDRFDDDDFPAYTMGRAAEMIGATPGFLRAVGEARLITPLRSEGGHRRYSRYQLRIAARARELVDQGTPIEAACRIVILEDQLDDALRLNEQLRRTPTGSEGGSSS; encoded by the coding sequence ATGCCCCCAGAGACCCTCACGCATGGCCCCGACCGGTTCGATGACGACGACTTCCCCGCCTACACGATGGGCCGGGCCGCCGAGATGATCGGCGCCACACCCGGCTTCCTGCGGGCGGTCGGCGAGGCCCGCCTGATCACACCGCTGCGCTCCGAGGGCGGCCACCGCCGCTACTCGCGCTACCAGCTGCGCATCGCCGCGCGCGCCCGCGAACTCGTCGACCAGGGCACGCCGATCGAGGCCGCCTGCCGCATCGTCATCCTGGAGGACCAGCTCGACGACGCCCTGCGCCTCAACGAGCAGCTGCGCCGTACCCCCACCGGATCCGAGGGGGGATCGTCGTCCTGA
- a CDS encoding Hsp20/alpha crystallin family protein gives MLMRTDPFREFDRLAQQVFSSARPAGMQMDAYREGDDFVVHFDLPGVDPESIDLDVERHVLNVRAERRSPAPEGVEMIAAERPTGTFARQLFLGDTLDTERIDASYDAGVLTLRIPVAEQAKPRKIQISGGGSGRRQISG, from the coding sequence ATGCTCATGCGTACCGACCCGTTCCGCGAGTTCGACCGACTCGCCCAGCAGGTCTTCAGCAGCGCGCGGCCGGCCGGAATGCAGATGGACGCCTACCGCGAGGGCGATGACTTCGTGGTCCACTTCGATCTGCCGGGCGTCGACCCGGAGTCGATCGACCTGGACGTGGAGCGCCACGTCCTGAACGTGCGCGCCGAGCGCCGCTCCCCCGCCCCCGAGGGCGTGGAGATGATCGCGGCCGAGCGTCCCACCGGCACCTTCGCCCGCCAGCTGTTCCTCGGCGACACCCTGGACACCGAGCGCATCGACGCCTCGTACGACGCCGGCGTCCTGACCCTGCGCATCCCCGTGGCCGAGCAGGCCAAGCCGCGCAAGATCCAGATCAGCGGCGGCGGAAGCGGCCGCAGGCAGATCAGCGGCTGA
- a CDS encoding cold-shock protein, with protein MATGTVKWFNAEKGFGFIEQEGGGADVFAHYSNIATQGFRELQEGQKVTFDVTQGQKGPQAENIVPA; from the coding sequence ATGGCTACTGGCACCGTGAAGTGGTTCAACGCGGAAAAGGGCTTCGGCTTCATCGAGCAGGAGGGCGGCGGCGCCGACGTCTTCGCTCACTACTCGAACATCGCCACCCAGGGCTTCCGCGAGCTGCAGGAGGGCCAGAAGGTGACCTTCGACGTCACGCAGGGCCAGAAGGGCCCGCAGGCCGAGAACATCGTTCCCGCCTGA